The genomic DNA TCCTGCGCCCCCGCGGCGTCCATCTCCTCGCGAACGATGCGCTCTATCTTGCGCACCACCCGCGCTCCCAGGGGAAGCAGCTCATATATCCCCGATGCCACCCGGCGCAGGAAGCCGGCGCGCACCAGTAGGCGGTGGCTGGCGACCTCCGCGTCAGCGGGGCTCTCCTTCAGTGTCGGTATGAAGAGCCTGGTCTGCCTCATGACCCTTCCTTCTCTCCTTGCTCCGATGCCATTTTCTCCACTTCCTCCAGGAGCACCTTCAGGATGTCCCCTTTCGGGTACCATCCCGCCGGCCGTCCGGCGCGGAAGAGCAGGCCGCGGTTCCTGCCCCCTGCCACCCCCAGGTCGGCCTCGCGTGCTTCGCCCGGCCCGTTTACCGCGCAGCCCATAACCGCGATACGCAGCGGCGCCTTGACGTGGGCCAGCCGCTGTTCCAGTTCGGTGGCGATGGCCGCCACGTCGATACGCGAGCGGGCACAGGTCGGGCAGGCCACGATGTCCGGGCCGCGGTGCGTCAGCTCCAGCGACTTAAGTATGGCCAGCCCCGCTCGCACCTCCTCCACCGGGTCGCCAGCAAGGGAGACACGGATGGTGTCGCCGATACCCTCGGCCAGCAGGGCCCCGATGCCCACCGCCGAGCGGATGGTGCCGCTCCACTGCGGTCCCGCCTCGCTCACCCCCACGTGCAGGGGGTAGTCCACCGCTTCGGAGAGGAGGCGGTATGCCTCTATGGTCAGGGGCACCGAGGAGGCCTTTACGGAGACCTTTATATCATAGAAATCGTGTCTTTCCAGGACCCTTATCTCCTCTAGGGCGCTCTCGACCATGGCTTCCGCCGTGGGATGGCCATGGCGCTCAAGGATGTCGCGGCGCAGCGAGCCGGCGTTCACCCCCACCCGTATGGGCACGCCGCGCTTCTTGGCCGCCTCCGCCACCTCCCCCACCTTTTCCTCCCCCCCGATGTTGCCGGGATTGATGCGCAAGCCGGCCACCCCCGCCTCCAGGGCCACCAGGGCCAGGGAATGGTCGAAGTGTATGTCGGCCACCACCGGCAGCGGGGAACCGGCGACGATGGTGGAGAGGGCGCGCAGGGTGCGCTGCAGCATGTGGTCCTTCTTGAGGTTGGGAACGGCCACCCGCGCTATCTGGCAGCCGGCCTCGGCCATGTGGTGGATCTGCTCCAGGGTGGCGGCGGCGTCCTCGGTCGAAGTGTTGGTCATGGACTGCACGCTCACCGGCGCGCCGCCCCCGATGGGGACGTCCCCGATGGTCACGCGGCGGGTCAACTTACGTACCGTCATGGTATGGGGTTGAATAAGTTCATGATGTCCAGGCGCAGGGTGAGCAGGAACAGGATGCCGAAGAACGCCAGGACCGCCACTGCCACCGGGTAGAGCTTGCGCATGTCAACTTCCCTGCCGGTTATCCTCTCATACAGCAGCACCGCCAGGTGCCCTCCGTCCAGGGGAGGCAGGGGCAGGAGATTGATGTAGGCCAGGAAGAGGCATACTATCGCCAGGAGATAGAGGAGGTAGAAGACCCCCGCGTCCAACAGTTGCCCCGCCGAGTAGGTTATGCCCACTACCGTCTGCGGCCTTTCCTGTGTGGGCGGGGACATGCCGAACAACTGCTTGAAGGTGGACGGGCTGAAGAGCTTGGAGAAGTTCCTGGCCACGTCCGCGGTCGTCTTCAGCCACCACTCCCCCGTCTTGGCGATCGCGCCGAAGAAAGAGTACTCCTCCATGTAGGGCATGGGAGAAACGCCCAGGTATCCGGTCCCATCGTCCTTCACCGCCAGCACCGCCTGGAGCTCCATCTTCTGGCCGTCCCGCTCGATGAGGAGGGTCACTTCCTCGCCGGGGTGCTCTTTGATGAACGAAGCGACCTCGTCCCAGTCCGATACCTCCTGCCCGTTCATGGCCAGGATGGTGTCACCTTCCTGCAGGCCGGCCAGGTAGGCGGGGGTCTCCTGCGTCTCGGTCTCGTCCATGTACTGTCCCACCGAGGACAGGGTCGAGGAGGCCTTTTCCTCGCTGGGATAGCCGATGAGCCAGATGGCGAAGAACATGATGAGCAGCGCCAGCAGGACGTGGACCAGGGAGCCGGAGAAGATGATCCAGAACCTCTTCAGGTAGGACACGCCTTTATAGGAGTGGGGGAAGTCCTCGGGGCTGATCTGCTCCTCGGGGTTCATTCCCAGGACCTTCACGTATCCACCCGCCAGGATCCATTTTATGCCGAACTCGGTGTCGCCCCGCCTGGTGCTCCAGATGCGCGGCCCGAACCCGATGAAGAACTCGGGACACTTCACTCCGGCCAGTCGGGAGGCAGTATAATGACCCAGCTCGTGCGTGATGACCAGGAATATCACCACTCCGAGCGCCGAAAAGAAGTAGATAAGGAACACCAGGACCCAGTGTATGACGTCTCCCATGCTATGCCTCCACCGCTGCCGCTTCAGCCTTCGACCTTGCCCATACCTCGGCCCGCTGCACATCCTCCAGGGTGCGCGCGCCCGCGGGCTCGAAGCCGTCCAGGGTTTTCTCGATGACCCTCTCGATGCCCATGAAACCTATTCTTCCCGCCAGGAACGCCCCAACCGCCACCTCGTTGGCGGCGTTGAGCACCGCCGGCGCCAGGCCGCCCTGCCTGCCAGCGCGATACGCCAGGGCAAGGCACCTGAATGTATCGGTGTCTATGGCGCCGAAGCTGAGGCTCTCCACGGAGGCCATGTCGGTGCGCTTGAAGGGCGGGCCCCACCTCTCCGGATATGAGAGGGCAAGGGCGATGGGCAACCGCATGTCCGGCACGCTGAGCTGGGCCGAGAGAGAGCCGTCGCGGAACTCCACCAGGGAGTGGACCACGCTCTGGGGGTGGGCCACCACCTTAATGCGGTCGTAGGGGACCCCGAAGAGGAAGTGGGCCTCGATGACCTCCAGCCCCTTGTTCATCAGCGTCGCCGAATCGATGGTTATCTTCCTCCCCATGCTCCAGGTCGGATGGGCCAGGGCGTCGTCCACGCTCACTTGCGCCAGTTCCCTGCGGCTGCGCCCGAAGAAAGGGCCGCCGGAGGCGGTGAGGACGATGTTCTCCACCTCGGAGATGTTTTCGCCGCGCAGGCAGTGAAAGACGGCGCCGTGCTCTGAATCGACGGGAATCAACTCCCCGCCCGCCTGCAACGCCTCCAGCACCAGGTCTCCCCCCGCCACCATGCTCTCCTTGTTGGCCAGGGCCAGCCGCTTCCCCGCGCCCAGGGCCGCCAAGGTCGGGGGCAGCCCGGCCGACCCAACGATGCCGTTGAGGACAGTGTCGGCCAGGGGGTACGCTGCCGCCTCCAGCAGGCTCTCCGCGCCAGCGGCCACCTCGATGGCCGTGCCCGCCAGGCGCTCCCTCAGCCGCGCTGCCGCCTCCTCCAGCACTACGCATACCAGGGCGGGCCGGTACTTGCGGGCCTGCTCCTCCAGGAGTTCGACGTTGGAATGGGCGGTCATGGCCACCACCCGTAAGCGGTCGGGATGGGCGTCAACCACTTCCAGGGCCTGGGTGCCTATTGATCCCGTCGAGCCCAGGATGGCCAGGCCGCGTGTCTCTATCTTCTTGCTCATAAGGACATTATACGGGTTGTGGCTCCGCTAGGCGCTAAGGGTGCTCAGGGGATTAATCACATCCTTTGCTTGGTAGATAGTTCACGACCGTTGCAGCACGTTATACCCGCCCGAATCGATATGGCCATGTATGACAAGGAGGGTCAGCCATGACAAAGCCCGTTTACTGCGTGCGCAAGCGTTCCGACCTCACAGACGAGGAGTTCCACGACTACTGGCTCAACCAGCACGGGCCGCTGGTTGTCAGGCTGGCACCCGTGATGCAGCTCAAACGCTACGTGCAGAGCCACACCATGACCCTGGATCTGCACGAGATCGTCAAGGCGACGCGCGCACTGAAGGACCACTACGACGGCCTGGCCGAGCTGTGGCGGGAGGACATCGACACTTTCATCGGCGCCTATAGCAGCCCGGAGGGCATGGATGCCGACGCCGCACTGCGCGAGGACGAGGCCAAGTTCATCGATTTTTCCGACTGGTTCCCCTGCCCCGCCGGAAACGGCAGCCGGGCCTTGCGGGCCTGGATCTCCCCCAGGCGGCCGCGGCCGCACGCTCAATTTCAATACAAAAAGAGTCCGGAAGAGCCCCCCTAGTATATATTCATAACTTCCCCTTCTCCTGCCGTCGCAGGTAAAGGGTGAAAAGGTGAACCGCCCCGCGCTCCCGGTAATACCTTCTCTTTATCCTCAGCACGCCGAGGCGGGTGAGCACGGTGCGCTCCCGCACCCCCAGGTGGCGCAGGCTTTCTGCTCTCGACTTCATGAGCTCTGCATCCACGTGTTCCAGTATCCCCCGCAGGACCTTTCTGCCCACCTCGAACAGCTCTTTTATCAGCCCGTCCTCCAGATCGTTGAAATCATCGTTCTCTTCCACTAACCTTGAGATAAGCTGAGACAGATCTGACATGTGAGAGATCACTCCTTTCTCCTGTTTGTTTTGCTTCACTCAGGAATAATTGAGTGGTCTCTCCTCTTTTTCCTTCTCAGACCTGCCTACAAAAGAATTACAGCAACTTAAGTAACGGTAAGGGCTGTGCTCCGCACTATGCCAGATACGGTTTACTTCGCAGTGGCACGGTCCAGGGGTAGACCCCGATAGGGACGCTAGATCTTGAAGATGAAGTAGCGCAGGAAGTAATAGGTGACGGCGGCGGTGAAGAACATGGAGTCGAAGCGGTCCATGATGCCGCCGTGTCCGGGTATGAGCGAGGACATGTCCTTGATGCCCAGCTCCCGCTTGACCGTGGACTCGGAGAGGTCGCCCAGGGGGGCGAATACGCACACGATCGCCGCCAGCTCCATGGCCACGCCCAGGCTGAGCCAGTCGCGGTTGACGGTGAGGTAGAGCACGCAGGCCGCTATGAACACCGCTGCCGTCCCCGCGATGAAGCCCTCCCAGCTCTTGCCGGGGCTGATGCGCGGCGCCATCTTGTGCCTGCCCAGGGCCGACCCGGCCAGGTAGGCCACGGCGTCGGAGACCCATACCAGGACGATGACCGTGAAGGGCACCGTCCAGGGGATGCCCTGGTCGAGGCCCAGCATGAGCACGAAATGGGCCAGGCAGAAGCCGACCATGACCACCCCCAGCAGCGACACCGAGATGTCCGTGGTGGGGGATTCCGATCCCCGGCGGAAGATGCACCAGGCGAAGAGCACCGGTACGTAGAGGGCCAGCGCCAGGGACATGGGTGCCAGGTCCTGGGAATCGCGCAAAAAGAAGGCGATGACCGGAAATGCGCTGCCCACGGCCATGGACAGCACCATGGCCGGCTTGTAGTCGTGCTTGGAGAAGGTGGAGTAAAACTCCCACAACCCTCCGAAGGCGATGAGGGCGATGCCCACGGTGAAGGGGATCTCGCCCCACCACAACAGGATGACGATGATCAGCACCAGGACGACCGCGCTCACCACGCGTATCGCGAAACCCGCGAAACGGGAAGCCAGCGAGGACCTGTTGCCGCCGCCGGGTCCGTTCATCTCCTCCGCCGCCAAATCAGACCTCCATCAGTTCCTTCTCCTTGACCTTGAGCATGTCGTCGGTCTCGGAGATGAAGCGGTCGGTGAGCTTCTGTACCTCCTCCTGGCCGCGGTGGAGGTCGTCCTTGGTTATCTCGTGCTCCTTCTCGAAGGCCCGTAGGTCCTCGATGACGTCCCGGCGTACGTTGCGGATGGCTACTCTGCCCTCCTCCGCCTTGGCGCGCACCGACTTGGTCATCTCCTTGCGGCGCTCCTCGGTGAGCTTGGGGATGGGCAAGCGGATGACGTTGCCGTCGCTGACCGGGTTAACGCCCAGGTCCGCCTGGTGGATGGCCTTCTCCACGTCCTCGATGACGCTCTTGTCGTAGGGAGAGACCACCAGCAGGGTCGGCTCCGGGACCGCGATGGAAGCGATCTGGTTGAGCGGCGTCGGAGCCCCGTAGTAGTTCACCGACACGCGGTTCAGGAGCGAGGCGCTGGCCCTCCCGGTGCGGACCGAGGCGAAGTCGTCGCGCACGTGCTCCACCGCCTTCTTCATGCGCCTTTCCGCATCCTGGAGTAGGTCGTCTAGCACCGCTTATCCCCCTTCCCTCAAGTCCGACGCCACTATGGTTCCGATCCTCTCCCCGCAAAGCGCCCGGGTGATGTTCCCGGGAACGGTCATGTTGAAGACGATGATGGGGAGGCAGTTGTCCATGCACAGGGAGACCGCGGTGGCGTCCATCACCCGCAGCCCCTGCTGCAGGACCTCGATGTAGTCAAGTGATGTATACATGACCGCCTCCGGGTTGAGCAGGGGGTCGGAATCGAAGACGCCGTCCACCCTCGTCGCCTTGAGGATGGCCTCGGCGCCGATCTCCAGGGCGCGCAGGGCGGCGGTAGTGTCGGTCGTGAAATAGGGGTTCCCGGTGCCCGCCGCGAAGATCACGATGCGCCCCTTCTCCAGATGGCGGATGGCGCGGCGCCTGATGTACGGCTCTGCGATGGACTGCATCTCGATGGCCGACTGCACCCGCGTGAACACGCCCTTCTTCTCCAGGGCGTCCTGGAGGGCCAGGGCGTTCATCACCGTGGCCAGCATCCCCACGTAGTCCGCCGCCGCGCGGTCCATGCCCCGGGCGCTCGCGGCCATGCCACGGAAGATATTGCCTCCCCCCACCACGATGGCCGTCTGCACTCCGAGGTCGTTGACGGCGACGAGTTCGTCTGCTATGACGTTCACCGTCCCGGGGTCGATACCGAAATCGCGTCCGCCCATGAAAGCCTCGCCGCTGAGCTTTATCAGGGCCCGTTTGAAACGGGGCCGGGCTTCCCGGTGGTCCGCCATTCCTATTCCCCCTTTCAGCCCCTCGAACACGCCGCTGTCTCGCCTTAGAATTCTATTCCCCGCCCGCCGTCACCTTCCAGACCGCGCACTTACACGGTCCGTATGGCCGGCACGCCGACGTGTTCTACTCTCCGGTGGACTCTCCCACCTGGAAGCGCGCGAAACGTTTCACCACCACGTTCTCTCCCACCGCGGCTATGGTACGCTTAACGAGTTCCCCGATGGTGATATCGGGATCCTTGACGAAGGGCTGGTCTAGGAGGCAGACCTCCTCGTAGTACTTCTTCATGCGCCCCTCGACTATCTTGTCGACCACATTCTCCGGCTTGCCCTCCTTGAGGGCGCGGCTGCGGTTGATCTCCCTCTCCTCCGCCAGCACCTCCTCGGGCACTTCATCGGCGGACACGTAGAGCGGCTTGGAGGCCGCGATATGCATGGCGATATCGTGCACCATGGCCCGGAAGTCCTCGTTACGGGCGACGAAATCGGTCTCGCAGTTCACCTCCAGCAGCACCCCGATGCGGTTGTTGAGGTGGATATAGGCGTCGATTATGCCGTCGGCCGCTATGCGCCCGGCCTTCTTCTGCGCGCCCGCGAGACCCTTCTCGCGCAGGATGCGCACGGCCTTTTCCGAGTCGCCGCCGGACTCCTGCAGTGCCTGCTTGCAGTCCATTATACCGGCTCCGGTGGTCTCCCTCAGTTCTTTGACCTGTGCCGCGTTGATCTCCATCTCTCCTCCTTGATAAAAGCTATGGGGAAAGAGTCGTGGGGATCAGTCCCCCACCGGCTCCTCTATCTCTTCCTTGTCCTTGGGCTTCTCTGCCTTCTCCGCCTTCTCGGCCTTCTCTCTCTCTTTCTCGGCCGCCGCCGCTGCCTTTGCCGCCGCTTCTTCCTCCTTTAGGCGGCGAGCCTGCAGGGCGTCCCGGATCTGGAACCCTTCCAGGACCGCGTTGGCGATGATCTTGCTGATGAGGTTGGCGGCCCGGATGGCGTCGTCGTTCCCGGGGATGACGAAGTCCACCAGGTCCGGGTCGCAGTTGGTGTCGACCACGGCGATCACCGGTATCTCTAGCTTGCGGGCCTCCATGAGCGCGATGTTCTCCTTGCGGGGGTCGATGATGAAGACGGCGCTGGGGAGCCTGTCCATGTTGCGCAGCCCCTCGAGGTTGCGGCGCAGCTTGATCAGGCGGTGGCGCACCCGGCTCTCCTGTTTCTTGGGCATGTTCTCCAGCTCGCCCGACGCCTCCATCTCCTCCAGCTCCTTGAGCTTCTCGATGCGCTTGCTGATGGTCGCCCAGTTGGTGAGGGTGCCGCCGAGCCAGCGGTTGGTGACGTAGGGCATGCCGCAGCGCATGGCGTTCTCCTTGATGGCCTCCTGGGACTGCTTCTTCGTCCCCACGAAGAGCAGCGAGCCGCCATTTCCCACCGTCTCGCGGATGAAGTTGTAGGATACCTCGATGAGTGCCAGGGTCTGCTGCAGGTCGATGATGTAGATGCCGTTGCGCTCGGTGAAGATGTACTTCTCCATCTTGGGGTTCCATCTCCGGGTCTGGTGTCCGAAGTGGACCCCCGCTTCGAGCAGGTGCTTCATGGATACGACGGTCATGTCTCCTCCTTGGTTTTTCCTCCGCCCGCCTCATCCCCCCTCCCTACCCCCGTGGGGGCACCCGGGGAGAGGGTCCGCGGGCGTGTGTAATACTGGCAACAGCGCCAGTTGAATATAGTAGCACGTGAGCTTTTACGCGGGCAACCGGCTTCTCGCGCGGCGCGGTTCTCCCCGGCAGGTTGCAGGTGTGCTTAAGCTGCTTGTTGGCACGGGCCGGGATTGCCCCAAGGACCTGGGAGGGGTGATGTCTGCTGAGCCGATCTTCTGCAGGTCATCTGACCTACATTCCCCACCCTAAATCACGCTCAGAATAGCATTTTCCCTTTCAGGAATCAGCCCTTCTTCGACCCGCCGCTGCGCCGCAGCTTCGCCAGTTCGATCTCGAGAGCGACCCACCTCGAGGTGAGCTCCTTGAATTTCTGATAGGTCTTGAGCTCACGCTTCACCCGGGCCACGTCAGCCGGCTTTATGTAGTTCGTATGACCTCTCCCTGAATGGCTGTAGCTGAGCTGCCAGTATTCCTCTCCACGAGACCGCTTCTGCCTGGACAGGGAACCGGGGTGCATGCGCCCTAGCCCTGACAGGCTCTCCTTAATCCGCGTTATCTCGGCCTCGATGTGTGCTTGACTCCTGCTCATAGTTGTATCATTGTCAAGATACAACGGGTTGTCAACATTGTCATGCGAGGGAAGGGAGAGGTCTCTTGGACGACGAGGTACGCGAGCTTCTCGCGAGCATCAGCGCGAGCCAGGCGGGGCACCTGCCGGTGGTGGCGGCCTTCCTCCGGAGGATAGGGCTTGCCAGGGCCGTGAACTCGGCGGTGCCCTCACAGTGTCAAGGGCAACGTAATTTGTCCTCTTAATGGCGAAATAATTTGTCCACTTTTTGGCGAAAACATCCGGCTGGCCAGCATTTCGTATGGTCCCTGCATGCCCAGGGTCAGTAGATCAAGCGTTACGTCCAGGCTCCCACTGCCGGGGATGTTCTCCACCTCGAGCACCTCTGTTGGCGTGTTGGGGTCCGCGACTGGATATATCGCGATGCTGCATGGGCCGGAGTCGGATATGCCTTTGTTGCTCACATGGAAGGTCACGGTGAGCGTGGAGCCCTCCGGGGGCTCGCCGTCCGAGAGTTCCACCCCGTCAATGCGGGGGCGGGGGCGGGCGGCTGTGAGCAGCAGGGCCGTCGCGGCCAGGTCTCCTGCGATGGAGCCGTCCTCGAGCTGGCGGCTGTATAGCCACGAGAGGGCAGCCGCCGTATCTGCAACCTCCTCCGAACACCATGTGAGAGTCTCCAGGGCAAGGGCCGTCTCATAGGGGGTAGAGTCCTGCTCTCCGAAGCCTCCATCCTCGTTCTGGTAGGTGGCTAGCTTGAGGGCCGCTTCGCCGCGCGCCGCCTCCAAGACATCGTCTATATCCATATCGCTGGCCGGAACCACCTGGTTTCGTAAGGATAGAGCCCTTAGGGCAAGGGCAGTGGCTGGAAGATCCGCGATACCTTACCGCCCCGATGAGAATCCGCCGTCCTCGAGCTGGGAGGAAATGAGATACGTTATGGCTGCTTCCGCCTTATCCATCTCCTGCAGGGAGAGGAGGGCCGGATATGAGATAGCTGTGTCCAGGGGATTGCCTCTCTCACCGGGAGCCAGTGAGAGGCTTCCGTCTTCATGTCCACAAGCGGCGAGGAAGTCCCGTTCAACCTGGCTGGGGGTGGCCGGGTCACCCGCGAGTGCAATGCAGCAAGCTTTACGCGAGATGAAGTCCGAGTTCGCCGCCGTGCTGGAAGTGAGCCAGGCAAGGGCGCTGTTTAAAGCGTCCGCATCGCCTCCCTGCCACAACAGCCCTTCTGCGCACAGCGCCGTATCCCCCATAGCGAGGCGGCTCCCCCATGAACCGTCTTCGTTCTGCTGTGATTCCACGAACTGCCTCGCCCTATCGATCATTGCGGGTACGTCGTCTCCGGAGGCGTTCGCGGCGGAACCGCCGTTGGCTATGAAGATGGAGAATGTGATAAAGGAGGATAGAAATATCAGTAACATGATAGTCTTCGCGGGTGACGCCTTCGAAACTACGCCCTTTGCCTTGAGCCCCATATGCCCTCCTTGGTACCCTGTAGCAGCCTCATACCCTGATTCAAAGAACGCCTCGAGGGTTATATCCCCAGATAAGAGCAAAGGCTAGTGCCGCAAGCCAAGATAGCGATGCCCTTGCTTTTAAGCCCTACCATACAATTTCGCATATTTTATCATTATAGGGGGGGGCGTACAACATGAACCAAAGCTATGGGAACGAAAAAGCGGGGAGCCGATATCGATCCGGGCCCCCCGCTATCTTGAACCAGCTATACTTCGAGCGCTCCTTTTGCGCTGGTGAGCCTGCCCTTCAGGCGCAGGATGGCCTTGGTGTGCATCTGGCACACCCGCGATTCGGTCACCCCCAGTACCTCCCCGATCTCCCGCAGGGTCAGTCCCTCGTAATAGTAGAGGCTGATGACGATCTTCTCGCGTTCCGGGAGGCGGTTGATGGCCTCCGCAAGGATCCTCTTCATCTCCTCTATCTCGTAGGTCTTGGAGGGGTCCTTCACCCGGGTGTCCTCCAGGGTGTCCACCAGGCTGACCTTGTCTCCCTTGTCTCCTCCCACGTTCCACAGCTCGTCCAGGGCTACCAGTGATATGAAACTCATCTGCTGCAGCAGCTGGTGGAACTCGTCCAGGGAGATACACATGTGCTTGGCCACCTCCTCGTCGCTGGGGAGGCGTTTGAGCTCGTTCTCCAGGGCGACGTAGGCCTTCTCCAGCTCCCTGGCCTTGAAGCGGATGGAGCGAGGCACCCAGTCGATGGAGCGCAACTCGTCGATGATGGCCCCCTTGATGCGGGCGATGGCGTAGGTCTCGAACTTTATCCCGCGGTCGGGGTCGTACTTCTCGATGGCGTCAATAAGGCCGAAAATGCCGTAACTGACCAGGTCCGCATATTCGATGTTCGGTGGGAGCCCCGAGGAAACCCTGCCCGCCACGTACTTGACCAGCGGAGCGTAGTTGAGGATGAGCTTCTCGCGTGATTCTTGTGACCCATCTTCCTTGAATTGTTTCCAGATGGTGCTGACGTCCTCTATACCTTCCAACCTCGCTCCTCTTTTATAGAAGTCCGCTGTGCTCAACATTCTCCTTATCTCGGTTTAAAGATGCTGCTCTTTTGCCGAGCATTACGCGCGGGGGTGGGTCCGGAAAAACACCTCTTTGAGCTGACCTTTGCTAAGATGAGTATATATCTGGGTAGTTGATAAATCAACGTGACCCAGCAGCTCCTGAACGGTTCTGAGGTCCGCTCCCCCCTGCAGCATATGGGTGGCGAAAGTATGGCGCAACGTGTGCGGGCTGATGCGTTTACCCCCTTCCAGACCGCGGAAAAAGCGGTCCACCACCCGGCGGACCCCACGGTCGCTGAGCCTACCCCCTTTCACGCTCAGGAAAACGGGGTCGCCTGCTTTCTCGCCCACCGTGTTGGAAGCCAGCACCGGCCTTTCCTTGGAGATGTACGACTCCAGCAGCTGCAGCGCGGTGTCGTGCACAGGCAGGACGCGCTCCTTTCGCCCCTTACCGAGAACCCTCACCTCCCCTCTCTTCAGATCGATGTCCTGCATATCCAGAGCGGCCAGCTCCCCTACGCGCATCCCCGTGGCGTAGAGCAGCTCGACTAGGGCCATGTCACGCAGCGAAGTGCGGTAGATGTGCAGACCCTGCCTGGTTTCCGCCTCGTCTATCTCCTCCTGACGCAGCACCCTGGGGAGCCTGCGGTCCCTTTGCGGCGGCGACAGTGCCGCCGCGGGATCGCTTTCCAGGTCTCCCCGCTGCACCAGGAAGCGGAAATAACCTCGTACCGCCGAGGACCTCCTCGCCACCGTGGAACGCGCATAACCCCTGGTCTGAAGGTTGGCGAGGTAGCGCCGCAGCAGGCGGTGGTTAACGTCACCGGGTCTGGTGACCCCGGCGCGGTCGCAGAACTCCTCGAAGAGACGCAGATCACCCTGGTATGCGCGGAGGGTCTCGGGGGACATGTTTCGCTCCACCGCGAGAGACCTCAGGTACTCATCCATCGTCTCGTGCATTGATTTCCCCTCGGTACAGAGCAAGCTGTTGAATTCTTATATAATTTTATATTAAAAGTGCTTATTGTCAATAGTTGAATTTATTGTGGTCAATATAATCTATTGTGGTTAAATTTACTTTTTCGGTAAGTGCGCGATTATCAGCCGCGCAGGCAGGGGTTGACGAGCAGACGGTAGCGGCCTCCCGGCTCCTCGGCCACCCACCCCCGCAGGAACATCGCGGTCATGCAGGCCAGGATCTCTCCCGGGGGCACCCCGGCAGCTGCCGCCAGACCGTCCAGGCCCCTGGGCCCTCCTTCCAGGACCCCGATGCAGAGCGATTCCAGCGGCGCCAGGGACTTGGCCCCCGCGGTCCCGTCGCCGCGAAGCTCCCGGGGCAAGCACGTGAAAGGCAGTTCCTCGCAGATGTCCTCGACCTCCATGACCAGCTTGGCCCCCTTCTGGATCAGCCGGTTGGCGCCCAGGGAGAGGGCGCTCCCGATGGGTCCCGGCACCGCCATGACCTCCCGGCCCTCCTCCAGGGCCATGTCCGCGGTGATCAGCGCCCCGCTCTTCTCCGACGCCTCCACCACCACCACGGCATGGGACATGCCGGCGA from Actinomycetota bacterium includes the following:
- the whiG gene encoding RNA polymerase sigma factor WhiG yields the protein MEDVSTIWKQFKEDGSQESREKLILNYAPLVKYVAGRVSSGLPPNIEYADLVSYGIFGLIDAIEKYDPDRGIKFETYAIARIKGAIIDELRSIDWVPRSIRFKARELEKAYVALENELKRLPSDEEVAKHMCISLDEFHQLLQQMSFISLVALDELWNVGGDKGDKVSLVDTLEDTRVKDPSKTYEIEEMKRILAEAINRLPEREKIVISLYYYEGLTLREIGEVLGVTESRVCQMHTKAILRLKGRLTSAKGALEV
- the rpsB gene encoding 30S ribosomal protein S2, which gives rise to MTVVSMKHLLEAGVHFGHQTRRWNPKMEKYIFTERNGIYIIDLQQTLALIEVSYNFIRETVGNGGSLLFVGTKKQSQEAIKENAMRCGMPYVTNRWLGGTLTNWATISKRIEKLKELEEMEASGELENMPKKQESRVRHRLIKLRRNLEGLRNMDRLPSAVFIIDPRKENIALMEARKLEIPVIAVVDTNCDPDLVDFVIPGNDDAIRAANLISKIIANAVLEGFQIRDALQARRLKEEEAAAKAAAAAEKEREKAEKAEKAEKPKDKEEIEEPVGD
- a CDS encoding DUF6788 family protein, translating into MSRSQAHIEAEITRIKESLSGLGRMHPGSLSRQKRSRGEEYWQLSYSHSGRGHTNYIKPADVARVKRELKTYQKFKELTSRWVALEIELAKLRRSGGSKKG
- a CDS encoding tyrosine recombinase XerC, which codes for MHETMDEYLRSLAVERNMSPETLRAYQGDLRLFEEFCDRAGVTRPGDVNHRLLRRYLANLQTRGYARSTVARRSSAVRGYFRFLVQRGDLESDPAAALSPPQRDRRLPRVLRQEEIDEAETRQGLHIYRTSLRDMALVELLYATGMRVGELAALDMQDIDLKRGEVRVLGKGRKERVLPVHDTALQLLESYISKERPVLASNTVGEKAGDPVFLSVKGGRLSDRGVRRVVDRFFRGLEGGKRISPHTLRHTFATHMLQGGADLRTVQELLGHVDLSTTQIYTHLSKGQLKEVFFRTHPRA
- a CDS encoding prenyltransferase/squalene oxidase repeat-containing protein encodes the protein MGLKAKGVVSKASPAKTIMLLIFLSSFITFSIFIANGGSAANASGDDVPAMIDRARQFVESQQNEDGSWGSRLAMGDTALCAEGLLWQGGDADALNSALAWLTSSTAANSDFISRKACCIALAGDPATPSQVERDFLAACGHEDGSLSLAPGERGNPLDTAISYPALLSLQEMDKAEAAITYLISSQLEDGGFSSGR